A genomic region of Salinibacter pepae contains the following coding sequences:
- the folK gene encoding 2-amino-4-hydroxy-6-hydroxymethyldihydropteridine diphosphokinase, with the protein MSSAYLGLGSNEGDRLEHLQRAAERLQQRDALTVVGVSPVYETEAHTTSPDETQPPFLNAVLRLTVEADPRPLLRLAHTVEQAEGRTRAAEQRWGPRPLDVDLLAVGPLTRDTEALTLPHPRLAERRFVLRPWADLAPNFVVPPPFDRSVQSLLDQCTDPASIRRTDHTIGEGRASPEVLRTER; encoded by the coding sequence GTGTCTTCTGCGTATTTGGGGCTTGGGTCCAACGAGGGCGACCGCCTGGAGCACCTGCAGCGGGCGGCCGAGCGGCTGCAACAGCGCGACGCCCTCACCGTGGTGGGCGTGTCCCCCGTGTACGAGACCGAGGCCCACACGACCTCGCCGGACGAGACGCAGCCTCCGTTTTTGAACGCCGTGCTTCGGCTGACCGTCGAGGCCGACCCGCGTCCCCTCCTCCGACTGGCGCACACGGTGGAGCAGGCGGAGGGGCGCACCCGGGCCGCGGAGCAGCGGTGGGGGCCCCGCCCGCTGGACGTCGACCTACTGGCAGTCGGCCCCCTCACCCGAGACACCGAGGCCCTCACGCTTCCCCATCCGCGCCTTGCGGAGCGCCGGTTCGTGCTCCGCCCCTGGGCCGACCTCGCGCCAAACTTCGTCGTCCCGCCGCCGTTCGACCGCTCTGTGCAATCACTGCTCGATCAGTGCACGGATCCGGCTTCCATTCGACGGACGGACCACACGATTGGGGAGGGACGAGCCTCCCCTGAAGTCCTCCGTACGGAGAGGTAA
- a CDS encoding endonuclease/exonuclease/phosphatase family protein: MALPADYAFPDADTVRVATWNLEHFVDGHDNPYIDAGTENTPAPDLKNRRRRVARALRRLDADLLVLQEAESEAFLQSFVEDRLGDTGYRFATSVESPTWYMNVVLLSRYPLGVVRNYADVVTPVVGQETDNGKPAAQSLTNHRLWTADVRVAPNRVWTLIGAHLKAGRSASDRGWRIGQIRFLHAELSRLREDRPAAKMLVAGDLNSRPDSPELRLLLNNPDRPAPDSVQPGRIPGNVRFTDPLSDRPTPTHPADNPVRQLDYLLPNPALSDRLVDGSVRVARPLPADSMAATSDHLPVAASFLRSAE; encoded by the coding sequence ATGGCCCTTCCGGCCGACTACGCGTTTCCGGACGCCGATACCGTCCGGGTCGCGACCTGGAACCTAGAGCACTTCGTAGACGGGCACGACAACCCGTACATCGATGCCGGCACCGAAAACACCCCCGCACCGGACCTGAAGAACCGGAGGCGGCGCGTGGCCCGGGCCCTGCGCCGGCTCGACGCGGACCTCCTGGTGTTGCAGGAGGCCGAGAGCGAGGCCTTCCTCCAGTCCTTCGTCGAAGACCGCCTCGGGGACACAGGCTACCGCTTCGCCACCTCCGTGGAGAGCCCCACCTGGTACATGAACGTGGTGCTCCTGAGCCGCTACCCGCTCGGCGTGGTGCGCAACTACGCGGACGTGGTGACCCCTGTCGTGGGCCAGGAGACCGACAACGGCAAGCCCGCGGCCCAGTCGCTCACCAACCACCGCCTGTGGACGGCCGACGTGCGGGTCGCGCCAAACCGAGTATGGACGCTGATCGGTGCCCACCTAAAGGCCGGGCGCAGCGCGTCGGATCGGGGCTGGCGCATCGGCCAGATTCGCTTCCTGCACGCGGAGCTGTCTCGCCTGCGCGAAGACCGACCGGCGGCTAAGATGCTCGTGGCGGGCGACCTGAACTCCCGCCCCGACAGCCCCGAGCTGCGCCTCCTGCTCAACAACCCCGACCGGCCGGCGCCGGACTCGGTCCAGCCCGGACGCATCCCGGGGAACGTCCGGTTTACGGACCCACTGTCCGACCGCCCCACCCCCACCCATCCCGCGGACAATCCCGTCCGTCAGCTCGACTACCTTCTGCCCAATCCCGCCCTCTCTGACCGGCTCGTGGACGGTTCGGTCCGCGTGGCCCGCCCCCTGCCTGCCGACTCGATGGCCGCGACCAGCGACCACCTCCCCGTCGCCGCGTCCTTCCTCCGCAGTGCCGAATAA
- a CDS encoding ParA family protein — MYTIAVINQKGGVGKTVTSVNLATALKHKGHDPLVIDYDPQMNATDWLMGREATDDDATIFDSLATWDGDATDEWSFPNVLRTSESVGVDFIPSDRRMAAASFDSVIGRSPVFPQQFRCRVQEFRTAEVQRNSSSTMKHDYCLVDCPPSLGRSIATALAGADGIIVPIHADRFSMRGVSQLQETIKQIRKVHNDSLRILGLLPNDLDLRSGLVSDMQEKFEDVYSDILFETAIPWRSKVNEVATHGTNIMEYDGAADAASYYLNLADEVVERSRVATAA; from the coding sequence ATGTACACCATTGCCGTCATCAACCAGAAGGGCGGGGTTGGGAAAACCGTCACGAGCGTCAACCTGGCCACGGCCCTCAAACACAAGGGCCACGATCCCTTGGTCATTGACTACGACCCCCAAATGAACGCCACCGACTGGCTCATGGGGCGGGAGGCGACCGACGATGACGCAACCATTTTCGATTCCCTCGCCACCTGGGACGGAGACGCAACCGACGAGTGGTCATTCCCCAACGTGCTCCGCACGTCCGAGTCCGTTGGGGTCGACTTCATCCCCTCCGACCGGCGCATGGCGGCGGCAAGCTTCGACTCGGTCATCGGCCGAAGCCCGGTCTTTCCCCAGCAGTTCCGGTGCCGCGTCCAGGAATTCCGCACGGCCGAGGTGCAGCGCAACTCCAGCTCCACCATGAAGCACGACTACTGCCTAGTGGACTGCCCGCCGTCCCTCGGCCGCAGCATCGCAACGGCCCTGGCCGGGGCCGACGGGATCATCGTGCCGATCCACGCCGACCGGTTTAGCATGCGGGGCGTTAGCCAGCTCCAGGAGACCATCAAGCAAATCCGGAAGGTGCACAACGACAGCCTGCGGATCCTGGGCCTGCTGCCAAACGACCTCGACCTGCGCTCCGGCCTGGTGAGCGACATGCAGGAGAAGTTCGAGGACGTGTACTCCGACATCCTCTTCGAGACCGCCATCCCGTGGCGCTCAAAAGTCAATGAGGTGGCCACCCACGGCACAAACATCATGGAGTACGACGGGGCCGCCGACGCCGCCTCGTACTACCTTAACCTCGCCGACGAAGTCGTAGAGCGCTCCCGCGTTGCGACTGCCGCATGA
- the carA gene encoding glutamine-hydrolyzing carbamoyl-phosphate synthase small subunit, with translation MTHAPSSPTRDPAKLVLSDGTVARGVALGQRGLTGGELCFNTSMTGYQEIMTDPSYYGQLMMMTQPHIGNYGASAEDMEADTPMVAGFIVRDYPRRHANTQADETLEAFMRRHDLVGIAGVDTRALVRHVRDKGVMNAVISSEALEEETLLQKARDWPSMAGRKLASEVSTDGPYTFCEGPGPRIAVYDFGVKQNILRSFRRRGCTVRVVPGDTDLSEVLAWDPDGLFFSNGPGDPRPMSDAIDTVGAAIDTGLPIFGICLGHQLMSLAEGIGVYKMHVGHRGANHPVKNLDTGQVEVTTQNHGFAVDPESIAPETARVTHVNLNDDTIEGLEFKTFAGMSLQYHPEASPGPHDSHYHFNRFMELVAEERDVTLPAAATEPAVATA, from the coding sequence ATGACCCACGCACCCTCCTCCCCGACCCGCGATCCCGCCAAGCTCGTTCTGTCCGACGGCACCGTCGCCCGAGGCGTAGCACTTGGCCAGCGAGGGCTGACCGGCGGGGAGCTGTGCTTCAACACGAGCATGACGGGGTACCAAGAAATCATGACGGATCCGTCGTACTACGGCCAGCTCATGATGATGACTCAGCCCCACATCGGCAACTACGGCGCCTCGGCCGAAGACATGGAGGCCGATACGCCGATGGTCGCGGGCTTCATCGTCCGCGATTACCCGCGCCGCCACGCCAACACCCAGGCCGACGAGACGCTTGAGGCGTTCATGCGGCGCCACGACCTCGTGGGCATTGCGGGGGTGGACACCCGGGCCCTCGTGCGACACGTGCGGGACAAGGGCGTCATGAATGCCGTCATCTCGTCCGAGGCCCTGGAGGAGGAGACGCTCCTGCAGAAGGCGCGCGACTGGCCCAGCATGGCGGGCCGGAAGCTGGCCTCGGAGGTGAGCACCGATGGCCCGTACACCTTCTGCGAGGGCCCCGGGCCGCGGATTGCGGTGTACGACTTCGGGGTCAAGCAGAACATCCTGCGCTCGTTTCGCCGGCGGGGGTGTACAGTGAGGGTGGTGCCGGGCGACACGGACCTGAGCGAGGTCCTTGCCTGGGACCCCGACGGGCTCTTCTTCTCGAACGGCCCCGGCGACCCGCGTCCCATGTCCGACGCGATCGACACGGTGGGCGCGGCCATCGACACGGGCCTCCCGATCTTCGGCATCTGCCTGGGGCACCAGCTGATGTCGCTGGCGGAGGGGATTGGGGTCTACAAGATGCACGTCGGCCACCGCGGGGCCAACCATCCGGTGAAGAACCTCGACACCGGGCAGGTCGAGGTGACGACCCAGAACCACGGCTTCGCGGTCGATCCCGAGTCGATTGCGCCGGAAACCGCCCGCGTAACGCACGTCAACCTGAACGACGACACGATCGAGGGGCTCGAGTTCAAGACGTTCGCCGGCATGTCGCTGCAGTACCACCCGGAGGCCTCCCCCGGCCCGCACGACAGCCACTACCACTTCAACCGGTTCATGGAGCTGGTGGCGGAGGAGCGGGACGTGACGCTGCCGGCGGCCGCCACCGAGCCGGCAGTCGCGACGGCGTAG
- a CDS encoding energy transducer TonB, with the protein MRRAAASRSDHAYRRRLLGALAVVLALGVALVRWWPAPSPRAPEGPFGERSADRIHMNEVQPTAQAREQTPPSPAPAPPTVVPNNVVIEDKIEFGTSALAVDVPGDDDQLRDGTTDTPRAARTPDTNARLFRAVQPDYPTAAREASVQARVRVAVQVSETGRVTGATVLKRWRLPDEGRARTVARLDHGLEAAALVAARRSRFRPAQQNGQPVASQTTLTFEFGTSE; encoded by the coding sequence ATGCGCCGAGCTGCCGCCTCCAGGTCCGACCACGCGTACCGACGCCGCCTTCTCGGGGCGCTGGCCGTCGTGCTGGCGCTCGGCGTTGCGCTCGTGCGCTGGTGGCCGGCGCCGTCCCCACGAGCCCCGGAGGGTCCGTTTGGGGAGCGGAGTGCGGACCGCATCCACATGAACGAGGTGCAGCCGACGGCACAGGCCCGCGAGCAGACGCCGCCCTCACCGGCCCCGGCGCCCCCCACGGTCGTCCCCAACAACGTCGTGATCGAAGACAAGATCGAGTTCGGCACGTCCGCCCTGGCCGTCGACGTCCCCGGGGACGACGATCAGTTGCGGGACGGCACGACCGACACGCCCCGTGCGGCCCGCACGCCCGACACCAACGCCCGCCTGTTCCGTGCCGTACAGCCCGACTATCCGACCGCTGCCCGCGAGGCGAGCGTACAGGCCCGGGTTCGCGTCGCCGTACAGGTGTCCGAGACGGGACGGGTGACGGGGGCAACTGTCCTCAAACGGTGGCGGCTCCCGGACGAGGGGCGGGCCCGCACCGTCGCGCGCCTGGACCACGGCCTGGAGGCGGCCGCCCTCGTTGCCGCCCGCCGGTCGCGCTTCCGCCCCGCGCAGCAGAACGGACAGCCGGTTGCCAGCCAGACGACTCTCACCTTCGAGTTTGGCACGTCGGAGTAA
- a CDS encoding deoxynucleoside kinase, producing MSPTTPPDALDYVAIEGAIGAGTTTLTELLADRFEADPVLERFEDNPFLERFYADRERWAFQTQLAFLASRFRQQKELSERDLFRDFAVSDYTFDKDRIFARQTLSGDELQLYESLFRLMEPTVPSPDLVVYLRSSPERLLQNIEKRDRPYERDMDPGYIADLHEAYDQYFRQYERTPLLVVNVAEMDFVEHPADFRALVRHIVAPSDERSRYVHPS from the coding sequence ATGTCCCCGACGACCCCGCCGGACGCTCTCGACTACGTGGCCATTGAAGGCGCGATCGGGGCGGGCACCACCACCCTGACCGAGCTCCTGGCCGACCGCTTCGAGGCCGACCCCGTACTCGAACGGTTTGAGGACAATCCGTTTCTGGAGCGCTTCTATGCGGACCGGGAGCGGTGGGCCTTCCAGACGCAGCTCGCCTTCCTGGCAAGCCGGTTTCGGCAGCAGAAAGAGCTGTCCGAGCGCGACCTCTTCCGCGACTTTGCGGTCAGCGACTACACGTTCGACAAGGACCGCATCTTTGCCCGCCAGACGCTGAGCGGCGACGAACTCCAGCTCTACGAGTCGCTCTTTCGCCTCATGGAGCCGACCGTCCCGTCGCCCGACCTCGTGGTGTACCTGCGTTCCTCCCCCGAGCGGCTTCTGCAAAACATTGAGAAGCGCGACCGGCCGTACGAGCGCGACATGGATCCAGGCTACATTGCGGACCTTCACGAGGCCTACGACCAGTACTTTCGGCAGTACGAGCGCACCCCGCTCCTCGTGGTGAACGTCGCGGAGATGGACTTCGTCGAGCACCCGGCGGACTTTCGGGCACTGGTGCGGCACATCGTCGCCCCGTCCGACGAGCGGTCCCGCTACGTCCACCCGTCGTAG